The Dama dama isolate Ldn47 chromosome 29, ASM3311817v1, whole genome shotgun sequence DNA window AGCAAGGACTCGACAAAGGCTGGTTGTCTAAATGTAGTAACTATTTGGTATATACTACCGtgggaccgtagcctgccaggcttctctgtccatggaattctccagggaagaatactggaatgggttgccctgccctcttccaggtgctcttcccaacctagggattgaacccacttctttTCTCCCGTAAGAtcaaacatgggtttgattcttgggatggggagatcccctggagaacagcagggcaactcactccagtattctcgcctggagcattccatggacagagaagcctggcagcctacagtccatagggtcacacagggaTGCAActggtgacttagcatgcacacacaacttCTAGGAGGCTATGGAAAAGATGACCTAGAACAAATAAGACAGTGCCCAGCCTCTGGGAACTTCACATTTGTTCTATCTACTACATAAGAAATagtacattaaataaaaatagcaaagtgCACAGCAGATGCATAATGCATTACCGCTTATGTGGAAAAGAGCAAAAATCAAAAACATATACACATTTTACAAGTATTTTCACATATATCCACAGAATATCTTTAGAAGACAAATGAACAAAAGATAAGAGTGGTTGCTTCTGGAAAGGGAAACTAGATGAGTAGGAGGATGGAATGGAGACTTTTTAATGTCTCCTACTGGACTTTTTGAAtttcaaattatgaaaaagtataaattcaaaattcagttgcatttaaataaaaaaagaaaactgctatTAACAATACCAGGCCCTATATAAATAAGCATCAAATTTTATGGCAAAGCAAACCAATCAGGGGTAAATACAATGATAGAAAAGGATTTCAAGAGCCATTTTCCATGGTTTTAAAGAATACTGGCATCTCATAAACTGAAAtcgctttgatttttaaaatatttatgctttTCAATTGTCCAGGAACACACTGGCTGGCTACCCAGAGAATCCCCTCCTTTGGAAGCTTTCTAAATTTTCCTCCTCACAACATTTTTCTCCTCTTATACCTTGTGCTGTAATGGACCATATTGTAGCgatatattttcttattgatgccCTTATTATACTATGAGCTCCTAGAGGGAAGTTTCCTTATCTTGCTCACATCTGTAGACTCTGCCTGGCACAGTGATTGACATGCTAGGGCACTTCCTAAATGTTCGCTGAATGAACATGTCTTAAAGCATAGCTGTAAATTATATTCTAAAGGACAGAAAGTAAAAAAgtgtctttattaattttttaataattaaaaaagagcatatatatatgtataactgagttatTTTGCTtaacagcagagattggcacgacactgtaaatcgactatacctcaatttaaataaataaataaataaaaggacaggGGGTGACAGTTTTGGAAATCTGAGGTCTGCTATGTATTGCCTTggttaagtttctttacctctgctCCCTCAGTTGTGAAATGGGTAGAATAAGAGTGCTTACCACTAGTGCTTACCACTATTGCTACAGGAATAAAATGAGTTTATGTGCACACATAGTTGTAAAGCTGATATTTAAGTGTAACAGATATTTTGGTAACATATCTTATTTTGAGGTCTGAGAATAAGATTATCCAAGACAATTGAAGTATCAGTGGGTTAaataaggtattaaaaatatcttaTACAAACTAATGGTTTGTTCTCTATGATTCCTAAGTACTAACAGTTATAGAGGATAACAAGTACTTTACAAATACTACAAATACTACTTTACAAATACTACATTTTACTTGACACACGCAAGTCATTGAGCAGTAAATTTGGTCTggtgaaaaaaatgttaatttctacTACAGCATATCTTCAAAAGAAATCACTCACAACCACACTCACAGGACAAGACCCCACAGactcaaagtaaataaaaataaatcatactcAAAACACTGTGGCAACCAGAAGACAAATCAAAGCACTGAGTAAAGGCAAAGGGCACTTCTGGAGGAACTGACCATTAAATCAGGGAATCTCAACCTGTTTTCCTAAGATGAGTGATGGATAATGTACATGGAGGTTCATCATTTAGAAGTGTCCTTTCTCCTTTTCACATGCATTGATGAGTCTTCCATCATTCAGAAGTACCAATGTTTCCTTCCACGGTACCtttattccttcttcctttgttctcctcttctttctcagcttCTGTCTTCAGAGCTTGGGCTTTTTAAGTTCTACATCATCTGTAGCCCCCTGGCCCACTGCATACCTCTGGTCTGATAAACCCAAACCACAGGCTGAGAATCCCTGTTTTAAGATCAGAAGTTTTAACACTGGATTACGTCTCCTCAAACTGTGTAGctggaaagtgaaaatgagaaacaaaagaaatatttgctAGATGATATAATAAGCTTTCAACAAGACCAAGAAACATTATATTTATGCCCAATTCCCTTTACATGACAGACTGTAACCACCTACCATGGTTTGCCAGGACTGTCCTGGTTATGAAACTGAAAGACTCATGCTCTGAGAACACACTTACTTCTTGGCAAACTGGGATGGTCTGTCACCCTAAGAAGCTCCAAACAACACTCACTAATGAGCTTTACAACACAATTGAGTGCTATGGACTCCAGAGTGAAACACGCCTGAGCTTGTCCAGGGTGATTAGACTAACTTTAAACTTGGGCTTATTGTGAAGTTTGGTTTCAAATTACATAAGAAGAACCAGAAGCCTTAATACAGTTTTCTTCTTAGTTCAGTGATCTTGACTGGGCATGGTCTTTCTGGACTTCTACAAATGTAGACATTTGTGGTGAAATAGATTTAAGTGAACAGGTTAAGAGTTAGGTTCCATGGTCAGGTTAGCAGGCTCCAAAGCCTGATATTTGTCAAGGCTTGTGTTCTTGAGCAATTCATATCATCTTCTTGACTCTTTGCTTTCTCCACTATAAAACAGGAATAATCTAGTATTATCCTgggataataaaaaataaatcttcttTGATATTATGGAGAGAGAAGATTGAGGTATTGTACATGAAGCAGTACACACAGTGCCCTATATAAAGTTTTATCTATctacccatccattcatctatcaccTATTCACATAAATCAACTTGGTCCCCTAATGCAGGGAGATGTTAGGATGCAAAGCAAAGGACCTAGCAGAGAGAAGCTGcctccttctcccacctccccaaAGGGCCATCCCTCTACTCCCCTCTGCTATCCCTAAATCTCAGACTGTGGGAACCGTTCTTATATCAGAGTCGTGAGACAAATAGGAGGTGGTAGTTCCAACACTCAGCATTCAGTAAAATAAGGGTAGATTATAATGATAGCTTTCCCCTTGTTCTTCAACTTCCAATCCCTGCTAAAATTCTTACCATTTTGTTGCTTTGAATTCATATCTTGGGTGCAGCATTTTTCTACATCCATCATTCTCACTtgaagaaaaaagttatttttattttcatgtaataCAACTATACATCCCACAGAGTGACTCAAGTTTAAATCctaggttcctatgaaatatttctAATCCCTTAGGAAATCCGGTAGACTTCCATTTTCCAGGGGTCCCAACAGTTTCTAGGACACATGCTTTTGTTCCTAAATTTTCTTCAGGggtatatacttttattttttatttccccccCACAGATGTACCATATCCTGAGACACTTTATTATACTTTAGTTTTCTAGCCCTTTCTAATGCCAGTTAATGATTTTTCACATGGAAATGCAAGTTGTGGTCACAGCCACTTCCTTGAACAAATCAACACCACCTCAGGATCTTCCTATCACTGAAATTTGATCCATAGAGTCTGGCTGTCTCAGTTCTCTGTTCATTAAAAGAAGCTGATCTCCACGCCCTCAATTACACCACTTTCCCAGATCCACCCACCTCTTACGGGGTTGTAGGGAATTTCTCAACAATTATTGGAATTCCCTTCCATTTTCCACTTCCCTATTTGCCATCAGATAACTCTATATACAGATCATCATCGGATCCTTTGGTATGCTTCTCAAAGTATTGGGGAAATGTTTACTctgaatcattttaaaatgaaaggaaattattTGAATAGACACATTTTCCTGAATTTTAATTGTCCCCTTGGGTAAACAAAGAAATAtacacattaaaattattttgaaaactatatAATACCTTCAGCAAACTGCTCTATGGCAAAAGTACCACTGTTCTACATAAggaactatttttattatttaaagctCCCAGAAGCCAGCTCAATATAACAGTGTAACTAACTCAAGACAAATTCAACAagcattttaactttttctttcctgtaaGTCTGTGGTTATTCCCATGATAGAAAGAAACTCTTTAACACTTGGTCTTCTTCAGCCTCCATGCACACCCTTTTTCTCAGGATCTTCACCCTGCAATCCTGCCCAGCTTCACTATAACTGCTGTGAAACAGTGGAGTGTCTTTGTGCTACCTTGCAGAGGCAAGTCAGGTTTGCCTGCAGccatgatccaactctcacccCCTTAGAAATGTTACTACAAGTGTTTACTGCCACCCTCCAATTCAAATGATGCTACAGAACCGGTAGCTAAAAATCTACTTTGCATAATTGAAAGTTGGCCCTGGAAGGGAAGGCTAATAGAAAGGCATTTTATAAATCACTGTTTCCTGTCAGGGGCACCCCTAGCATTTGGGGTAGAATAGTCTTCCAATACATGGGACTGTCCTGCACATTACAGGAGATGTAGCATCCTTGACTCTGCCCAGCAAGTGCCACCATGACAACAGTAGCACCCTCATACATTTTTCCACAACCCCACCAGAGTCTGTCACAATAAAGGAAATACCATTTCTTTTCAGACAGAAGATGACTGCCAGCGTTACATGCAGGAACAAGAAGACAGCTCCCAGAATCACCAAGTGATTCCTCTTTTTTGCTGGATCTGGATATggttctgaaaaacaaaataaaacgaAATTGACTAAAGATAAAATTTTCTTTGGGAGGGACCAAGAGAATAATCATCTTTGAAGTTTAATTTAGGTTAGCATTTTCTTAAGTACCAAAAGTTCCCTTCTAGTGAGTGACTGGAATGGTGAAATACCTCAGATATGAACATGGGGGCAACATGGAAAACTGGAAGCAGCCCAGGTGTTGGACAGGTGCACCTCAGCTTAAGTTCTGCGGCTACTCACTAGCTTTGAGTTCTCCGGCAAAACATTTAACCAGTctacaaaatggaaatgatacTGAAATTTTTGTGAGgctaaatgttaataaaatgctTTTCACAGGGTGTGGCAGCTCAGTTTTATATGATAGCCTTGATTGTTTCACTTCTTGCATTCCTTAATATAAAAGCTAGCAGTCTACTGCACATGGCAAAGATGCAGTGTGATGGCTAATTGGCACTCCCAAAAGAGCTCCTTCTTCCCCACATCTGTGGCCATGATTGTGGATCATGGTTTGCTTTTTTCCTCTCCACCGTTTGAACACCTTGGGACATCTAATCATTGGTACTTTTCACCAATCTCTCTATCTCCCGCCCTCTGCAGGAAGAAAAGCAGTCTTATGGCACATGATGCTCAGAGACTAACTCCTACCTCCCACCATTAGCCATGATTCGTGATTACCTAGTTCAAGGTTTTAAAGCCACAATCATAGTCAGTCTTTCTCTAGTAGCTGGCAGTTTACAAAGTCTGTTAATAACTTTATGAGTTAGGCGTGCCAAGTATTAAAGAAAAAACTCCCAGGTGACAGATGAGGACACATATTTCAAAAAGTTAGGTGAGTTAACCCTAGGTCTTCCCACAAGTAAGTTGTTATAAAACAGCTTTTAAATGGCAGCGATTCACTAATGCAGCTCCTCCCAAAGTGATTCTTTAATTTTCTAAActgcttttgttctttttgttcttaGGACTATGCtggattttcttttcctattgttTGCCTTTTCTATtcaatttttggtttgttttctctgAAGCACCAGAGCTTTACTGTCAACATCTAGTGGGGGTGAGGAGAGTGTGGTGAGAAGTGCCTCTGAGAAGACCTCTGGGTTTATATTAACATCATGCTCTCAAAGCTCACCTTCTCTAAAGGTCTGAGCCTCTCACCAGATTATATCCTGCCTTACCCACTTCTGTAGGAAAGTGAGATAAAAACATAGCTGATTCTGTGCAAACAAGAGTCTCAAATCATTTTCATACATTGAAGCCCATGTATTTCCAGGATGCTGTTGCCCAGTAGGTTATAACTATGTAAGAAATGTGAAAAGCACAGAAGAAATCAAGTCGCTTGCCCAGGGGAACACAGATTTATGCACTAAGACGACTACCTTGGAAAGAGACAGAACGGGCAGGAAGACACTCTCCCATCGGGAATAAGATAGAAAAGTACATCCTATTTGTTTCCTGCCACAGAAACTCTGGAAAGAAGCAAACAGCTGTGATGTACTCAGATCTGGATTCCTGAAACATGGCCTGAGTTGAGTCTTCCTCTCAGGTGCTCGCCCAGATTCCCCCAGCCACAAGACCATTTCTAACATGAAATGAGATTGCCTGTTTTACTATCCATTTCCTGAAGAGTGTTAACTGTTTCTTACTTTTCTATGAGCCTCCAATGCCTAAAACGTACAGCATATTGAATAAATACTTGCTTAATGTTTACTAAGGAGAAATATGACTTGGATGAATGGAGGTGAGGAAGCAGAATGCATTTTGTAAATGTAGTTCATTCACATAAAtatagtttattcattcattcaacaaacaatgAAAGTTTATGATGAGCAGGCATCAGGCTATGTACCAAGAGACAAtactactaaaaaaaaagagagagagagagagacaatacGAGGCACATTTTAATTGAGATGTTCAGAATATTACCTGGGATGACCAACTCAGCTGTGTTGttttcctcatgacctaatcTCCGAAAAGTGCAGTAGAAAATTTCGTCAGCTGTTGTGTTGATTCTCAGTGTGCTGGTCACATTGAAAAGCTTTTCCTCCCTCTTGGAACTGGTGATGCTGGTTTTGCCACTCAGGACTTGGTGATGGCTGCTTGTCCAGATGACTTCAGCTTCAGGGTAACCCTCAGCCTGACACGTTAGTTCATGTTCAGAGGTGACTGGATCCACAGA harbors:
- the CD274 gene encoding programmed cell death 1 ligand 1 isoform X2, whose amino-acid sequence is MRIYSVLTFMAYCCLLKAFTITVPKDLYVVEYGSNVTLECRFPVDKQLNLLALVVYWEMEDKKIIQFVNGKEDLNVQHSSYHGRAQLLKDQLSLGKAALQITDVKLQDAGVYCCLISYGGADYKRITLKVNAPYHKIYHTISVDPVTSEHELTCQAEGYPEAEVIWTSSHHQVLSGKTSITSSKREEKLFNVTSTLRINTTADEIFYCTFRRLGHEENNTAELVIPEPYPDPAKKRNHLVILGAVFLFLHVTLAVIFCLKRNVRMMDVEKCCTQDMNSKQQNATQFEET
- the CD274 gene encoding programmed cell death 1 ligand 1 isoform X3: MRIYSVLTFMAYCCLLKAPYHKIYHTISVDPVTSEHELTCQAEGYPEAEVIWTSSHHQVLSGKTSITSSKREEKLFNVTSTLRINTTADEIFYCTFRRLGHEENNTAELVIPEPYPDPAKKRNHLVILGAVFLFLHVTLAVIFCLKRNVRMMDVEKCCTQDMNSKQQNVEKAKSQEDDMNCSRTQALTNIRLWSLLT
- the CD274 gene encoding programmed cell death 1 ligand 1 isoform X1, whose translation is MRIYSVLTFMAYCCLLKAFTITVPKDLYVVEYGSNVTLECRFPVDKQLNLLALVVYWEMEDKKIIQFVNGKEDLNVQHSSYHGRAQLLKDQLSLGKAALQITDVKLQDAGVYCCLISYGGADYKRITLKVNAPYHKIYHTISVDPVTSEHELTCQAEGYPEAEVIWTSSHHQVLSGKTSITSSKREEKLFNVTSTLRINTTADEIFYCTFRRLGHEENNTAELVIPEPYPDPAKKRNHLVILGAVFLFLHVTLAVIFCLKRNVRMMDVEKCCTQDMNSKQQNVEKAKSQEDDMNCSRTQALTNIRLWSLLT